The following proteins come from a genomic window of Ornithinimicrobium cryptoxanthini:
- a CDS encoding ABC transporter ATP-binding protein yields MTEPLLRATDLTLRFGGNIALDGVSFDVHQGELLAIIGPNGAGKTSTFNCISGVYRPQAGDVRFQGESLLGKRPHKIAARGIARTFQNIELFDNLSVLENLLLGRHHLMRVPWWQAMAWLPAAQREERAARLEIEHLIEFLGLTAVRRHPVGILPYGIKKRIELGRALAMKPELLLLDEPVAGMNAEETEDMARFILDIRTELGMAIVMVEHDMRLVMDLADRVLVIDFGRPIALGTPQEVQHDPAVIAAYLGGAADEVLQGLGEEAP; encoded by the coding sequence ATGACCGAGCCGCTCCTGCGGGCCACCGACCTGACGCTGCGCTTCGGCGGCAACATCGCTCTCGACGGCGTGAGCTTCGACGTCCACCAGGGCGAGCTGCTGGCGATCATCGGACCCAACGGCGCCGGCAAGACCTCAACCTTCAACTGCATCTCCGGCGTCTATCGGCCCCAGGCCGGGGACGTGCGCTTCCAGGGTGAGTCCCTGCTCGGGAAGCGCCCGCACAAGATCGCCGCGCGCGGCATCGCCCGCACCTTCCAGAACATCGAGCTGTTCGACAACCTCTCCGTGCTCGAGAACCTGCTGCTCGGGCGCCACCACTTGATGCGCGTGCCGTGGTGGCAGGCGATGGCGTGGCTGCCCGCGGCGCAGCGCGAGGAGCGCGCCGCCCGGCTGGAGATCGAGCACCTGATCGAGTTCCTCGGTCTGACCGCGGTGCGCCGTCACCCCGTCGGCATCCTGCCCTACGGCATCAAGAAGCGCATCGAGCTCGGCCGCGCCCTGGCAATGAAGCCCGAGCTCCTGCTGCTGGACGAGCCGGTCGCCGGGATGAACGCCGAGGAGACCGAGGACATGGCCAGGTTCATCCTGGACATCCGCACCGAGCTCGGGATGGCGATCGTCATGGTCGAGCACGACATGCGCCTGGTGATGGACCTGGCCGACCGGGTGCTGGTCATCGACTTCGGCCGCCCCATCGCGCTCGGCACCCCGCAGGAGGTCCAGCACGACCCCGCCGTCATCGCGGCCTACCTGGGCGGAGCGGCCGACGAGGTCCTCCAGGGCCTGGGCGAGGAGGCGCCGTGA
- a CDS encoding AMP-dependent synthetase/ligase, with product MSEVQHLSQLLRRAAAEIPDHVALREKRYGLWRDITWADYLHNVEAIAFGLAALGVGAGDRVAIQSENRPEWLYTDLAANMLRAPIVGIYPTNPVAEVRHLLTDSGARVLVAEDQEQVDKALELVEQVPHLEWVVYLDGRGMTDYGHERLLSVDELVRRGEAHRAGDPDLLSRVDAERTPDDLVTLIYTSGTTGPPKGAMLSARNVDFGAAIFARAPGMFGTQGLHADDVLVSYLPLSHVVERAISTWGGVRNRPLVHFAESIETVVSDLAEVQPTVLFAVPRIWEKIQATVAIRMANASRLKRAAYGLGHRLGTRAARQQLADGAPNLSSRVLFFVAWLLVNRKLRRHLGLAKVRHALSGAAPIAPEVLEFFLSMGVLIHEAYGMTENTAVATATRPGHVRFGTVGQTQPDIELRLDEETGEVLTRHPGNFVGYWHQPEATAEVLDADGWLHTGDVGTWVDGDFLKIIDRIKDIIITAGGKNITPSELENAIKASTFVREAVVIGDQRPYLTALIGIEFDTVADWASRNRIEYTTYKDLSTKPETVELISDIIRDANTRVARVESVRKFRMLHKELDHEDGELTATQKLKRGAFAATVPHLVEDMYAGSTEHAGADLGRSG from the coding sequence GTGAGCGAGGTCCAGCACTTGTCCCAGCTCCTGCGCAGGGCCGCAGCAGAGATCCCGGACCACGTGGCGCTGCGTGAGAAGCGCTACGGCCTGTGGCGCGACATCACCTGGGCCGACTACCTCCACAACGTCGAGGCGATCGCCTTCGGCCTCGCGGCCCTGGGCGTGGGGGCCGGCGACCGGGTGGCGATCCAGTCGGAGAACCGTCCCGAGTGGCTCTACACCGACCTGGCCGCCAACATGCTGCGAGCGCCCATCGTCGGCATCTATCCCACCAACCCGGTCGCCGAGGTGCGCCACCTGCTGACCGACTCCGGGGCGCGCGTCCTGGTGGCCGAGGACCAGGAGCAGGTCGACAAGGCGCTGGAGCTGGTCGAGCAGGTGCCGCACCTGGAGTGGGTGGTCTATCTCGACGGACGCGGCATGACCGACTACGGGCATGAGCGCCTGCTGTCGGTGGACGAGCTCGTGCGCCGGGGCGAGGCGCACCGCGCCGGCGACCCCGACCTGCTGAGCCGCGTCGACGCCGAGCGCACGCCGGACGACCTGGTCACCCTGATCTACACCTCCGGCACCACCGGGCCGCCCAAGGGCGCGATGCTCAGCGCGCGCAACGTCGACTTCGGGGCCGCCATCTTCGCCCGGGCCCCAGGGATGTTCGGCACCCAGGGTCTGCACGCGGACGACGTGCTCGTCTCCTACCTGCCCCTGTCGCACGTCGTCGAGCGCGCGATCAGCACCTGGGGCGGGGTGCGCAACCGCCCGCTCGTGCACTTCGCCGAGTCGATCGAGACGGTCGTCAGCGACCTGGCCGAGGTGCAGCCGACCGTGCTCTTCGCCGTCCCCAGGATCTGGGAGAAGATCCAGGCGACCGTGGCGATCCGGATGGCCAACGCCTCGCGACTCAAGCGCGCGGCATACGGCCTGGGTCACCGTCTGGGCACCCGCGCGGCCAGGCAGCAGCTGGCCGACGGGGCTCCCAACCTGTCCTCCCGCGTGCTGTTCTTCGTGGCCTGGCTGCTGGTGAACCGCAAGCTGCGACGTCACCTGGGGCTGGCCAAGGTGCGTCATGCCCTGTCCGGTGCCGCGCCGATCGCCCCCGAGGTCCTGGAGTTCTTCCTCAGCATGGGAGTGCTGATCCACGAGGCCTACGGCATGACCGAGAACACCGCGGTGGCCACCGCGACCCGGCCCGGGCACGTGCGCTTCGGGACCGTGGGCCAGACCCAGCCCGACATCGAGCTGCGGCTCGACGAGGAGACCGGCGAGGTGCTCACCCGCCACCCCGGCAACTTCGTGGGCTACTGGCACCAGCCGGAGGCGACGGCCGAGGTGCTGGACGCCGACGGCTGGCTGCACACCGGCGACGTCGGCACGTGGGTCGACGGCGACTTCCTCAAGATCATCGACCGCATCAAGGACATCATCATCACCGCCGGGGGCAAGAACATCACCCCGAGCGAGCTGGAGAACGCGATCAAGGCCTCGACCTTCGTGCGTGAGGCCGTGGTCATCGGCGACCAGCGTCCCTATCTGACCGCCCTCATCGGCATCGAGTTCGACACCGTCGCCGACTGGGCATCGCGCAACCGCATCGAATACACGACCTACAAGGACCTGTCGACCAAGCCGGAGACGGTGGAGCTCATCTCTGACATCATCCGCGACGCCAACACCCGGGTCGCCCGCGTGGAGTCCGTCCGCAAGTTCCGGATGCTCCACAAGGAGCTCGACCACGAGGACGGTGAGCTCACCGCGACCCAGAAGCTCAAGCGTGGGGCGTTCGCCGCCACGGTCCCCCACCTGGTGGAGGACA
- a CDS encoding ABC transporter ATP-binding protein, translating to MLAVHNLEVVYEDVMLAVRGASLSVDRGQIVALLGANGAGKTTLLRAITGLLNVHRGKITRGNATIDGAPLDTRSAAAVVRAGVGQVMEGRRVFVEFTVEENLRVGGHTASTRGMQEKFDRIYGMFPVLADRRTSLAGYLSGGEQQMLAIGRAMMAEPSYLLLDEPSLGLAPMMVERIRDLVVEINSTGTGILLIEQNAAMALSIAHHGYVMENGITVMDAPARRLREDADIQEFYLGIGAEGTSLRDVKHYKRRKRWLS from the coding sequence ATGCTGGCGGTGCACAACCTCGAGGTTGTCTATGAGGACGTCATGTTGGCAGTCCGGGGTGCCAGTCTGTCCGTCGACCGCGGCCAGATCGTCGCACTCCTCGGGGCCAACGGAGCGGGCAAGACCACCCTCCTGCGAGCGATCACCGGACTGCTCAACGTGCACCGCGGCAAGATCACCCGGGGCAACGCCACGATCGACGGTGCCCCGCTCGACACTCGCAGCGCGGCCGCCGTGGTCCGGGCCGGGGTCGGCCAGGTTATGGAGGGACGCCGCGTCTTCGTCGAGTTCACCGTCGAGGAGAACCTGCGCGTGGGCGGTCACACCGCCTCGACCCGGGGGATGCAGGAGAAGTTCGACCGCATCTATGGCATGTTCCCGGTCCTGGCCGACCGCCGCACCTCGCTGGCCGGCTACCTGTCCGGCGGCGAGCAGCAGATGCTGGCGATCGGTCGCGCGATGATGGCCGAGCCGTCCTATCTCCTCCTGGACGAGCCCAGCCTCGGCCTGGCACCCATGATGGTCGAGCGGATCCGCGACCTTGTCGTCGAGATCAACAGCACCGGCACCGGCATCCTCCTCATCGAGCAGAACGCGGCCATGGCCCTGTCGATCGCCCACCATGGCTACGTCATGGAGAACGGGATCACGGTGATGGATGCCCCGGCGAGGCGCCTGCGGGAGGACGCCGACATCCAGGAGTTCTATCTCGGCATCGGGGCAGAGGGCACCTCGCTGCGAGACGTCAAGCACTACAAGCGCCGCAAGCGGTGGCTGTCATGA